One Artemia franciscana chromosome 15, ASM3288406v1, whole genome shotgun sequence genomic window carries:
- the LOC136036008 gene encoding uncharacterized protein LOC136036008 isoform X1, producing MRMRATLVLSLFVASALAAPKPDGHGHGHHHHHDHGASSSSAYSSVGSLPLATSYSGASQGQYSAPAPVAEAAPVYIPQQQSGGGDYGASAALPAATSYDAPAAPASYSAPAPAPAAASYAAPATSSYAAPAAQSYDAPAAPAAASYSAQAAPATTSYAEPAAASYSAPAVQSYSAPAPQQSYSAPAPQQSYAEPAPQQSYSAPAPQQSYSEPAPQQSYSAPAPQQSYAEPAPQQSYSAPAAEQSYSAPVQQQSYSAPVQQQSYSAPAPQQSYSAPAPQQSYSAPAAAPSYSAPAPVQQQSYSAPVQQQSYSAPAPQQSYSAPAPQQSYSAPAAAPSYSAPAAAPAYSAPAPVAAPAYSAPAPQQSYSAPAPQQSYSEPAPQQSYSEPAAQQSYSAPATPSYSVPAAAQAYSAPAPVAAPAYSAPAPQQSYSAPAPQQSYSEPAPQQSYSAPAAQQSYSAPAAPSYSAPAAAPAYSAPTPVAAPSYSAPAPTYSAPAPTYPAPAAQQSYSAPAPQQSYAAAAPQQSYSAPAAQQSYSAPAAAPTYSAPAAAPVYSAPAPVAAPSYSAPAPSYSAPAPVAAPAYSAPAPTYSAPAPAYSAPAPAYSAPTPSYSSHAPAPVHQAPVPAYHAPAPVHKAPAPSYHAPAPAYKAPAPAYHAPAPVYHAPAPAPVYHAPAPVHPAPSSYSAPALPSFSAPISSSYGVPSSGYGAPKKLKSSYGVPKKGYGAPKKGYGAPKKGYGAPQPTYGAPISTSYGAPQLPPVVGYGR from the exons ATGAGAATGAGAGCG aCTTTGGTTTTAAGCCTTTTTGTCGCGTCAGCTCTTGCTGCACCCAAAC CTGACGGCCATGGTCACGGACACCATCATCATCATGATCATGGAGCATCAAGTTCAAGTGCATATTCTTCTGTAGGAAGCTTACCTTTAGCTACTAGCTACAGTGGTGCCTCCCAAGG ACAATATTCTGCTCCCGCCCCAGTTGCTGAAGCTGCTCCAGTTTACATTCCTCAGCAGCAATCGGGAGGAGG tGATTACGGGGCATCTGCTGCTCTACCTGCAGCCACATCTTATGACGCCCCAGCAGCACCTGCATCTTATAGTGCACCTGCTCCTGCCCCAGCTGCTGCATCGTATGCTGCTCCAGCAACTTCTTCTTATGCTGCTCCTGCTGCACAATCATATGACGCCCCAGCAGCTCCAGCAGCAGCATCATATTCCGCACAAGCAGCTCCAGCTACTACTTCCTATGCTGAACCAGCCGCTGCTTCTTATTCTGCTCCTGCAGTCCAGTCTTACTCTGCACCAGCTCCACAGCAGTCCTACTCTGCGCCTGCTCCTCAGCAGTCTTATGCTGAACCTGCTCCTCAGCAATCTTATTCTGCACCTGCTCCACAGCAGTCCTATTCTGAGCCTGCTCCACAGCAGTCTTATTCTGCACCTGCTCCACAGCAGTCTTACGCTGAACCTGCTCCTCAGCAATCTTATTCTGCACCTGCAGCAGAACAGTCTTATTCTGCTCCTGTTCAGCAGCAATCTTACTCTGCCCCTGTTCAACAGCAGTCTTATTCTGCACCAGCTCCACAGCAGTCTTATTCTGCACCTGCCCCACAACAATCTTACTCAGCACCTGCAGCAGCTCCATCATATTCAGCACCAGCTCCTGTTCAGCAGCAATCTTACTCTGCCCCTGTTCAACAGCAGTCTTATTCTGCACCAGCTCCACAGCAGTCTTATTCTGCACCTGCCCCACAACAATCTTACTCAGCACCTGCAGCAGCTCCATCATATTCAGCACCAGCAGCTGCTCCAGCATACTCCGCACCAGCTCCTGTTGCTGCTCCAGCTTATTCGGCACCTGCTCCACAGCAGTCTTATTCCGCACCAGCTCCACAGCAGTCTTATTCTGAGCCCGCTCCACAACAATCTTATTCAGAACCTGCTGCTCAACAATCTTACTCAGCTCCAGCAACTCCATCCTATTCAGTGCCAGCAGCAGCTCAAGCATACTCAGCACCAGCCCCTGTTGCTGCTCCAGCTTATTCTGCACCTGCTCCACAGCAGTCTTATTCAGCACCAGCTCCACAGCAGTCTTATTCTGAACCTGCTCCACAGCAATCTTATTCTGCACCTGCTGCTCAACAATCTTACTCAGCTCCAGCAGCTCCATCCTATTCAGCGCCAGCAGCTGCTCCAGCATACTCCGCACCAACTCCAGTCGCTGCTCCATCTTATTCGGCCCCTGCACCAACATATTCTGCACCAGCTCCAACGTATCCTGCTCCTGCTGCTCAACAGTCGTATTCCGCACCAGCTCCACAGCAGTCTTATGCTGCAGCTGCTCCACAACAATCTTATTCTGCGCCTGCTGCTCAACAATCTTACTCAGCACCCGCAGCAGCTCCAACCTATTCAGCCCCAGCAGCAGCTCCAGTATACTCTGCACCAGCTCCGGTTGCCGCTCCATCATATTCGGCACCTGCACCCTCTTATTCTGCACCAGCTCCTGTTGCTGCACCGGCCTACTCTGCACCTGCACCAACTTACTCTGCCCCAGCTCCAGCATACTCTGCACCTGCTCCAGCATATTCTGCACCTACTCCATCATATTCTTCACATGCTCCAGCTCCAGTGCACCAGGCTCCAGTCCCAGCTTATCATGCTCCAGCTCCAGTACACAAAGCTCCAGCCCCATCTTATCATGCTCCAGCTCCAGCATACAAAGCTCCAGCCCCAGCTTATCATGCTCCAGCCCCAGTTTATCATGCTCCAGCCCCTGCCCCAGTTTATCATGCTCCTGCCCCAGTACACCCGGCTCCATCTTCATATTCTGCTCCTGCTCTTCCTTCATTTTCAGCTCCTATTTCGTCTTCATATGGAGTTCCCTCTTCAGG CTATGGCGCCCCAAAGAAACTTAAATCTTCATATGGCGTTCCAAAGAAAGGATATGGCGCTCCAAAGAAAGGATACGGTGCCCCAAAGAAAGGATACGGTGCACCCCAGCCAACATATGGTGCTCCAATTTCAACGTCATATGGTGCACCCCAATTACCCCCTGTTGTTGGATACGGTAGATAA
- the LOC136036008 gene encoding uncharacterized protein LOC136036008 isoform X2, whose protein sequence is MRMRATLVLSLFVASALAAPKPDGHGHGHHHHHDHGASSSSAYSSVGSLPLATSYSGASQGDYGASAALPAATSYDAPAAPASYSAPAPAPAAASYAAPATSSYAAPAAQSYDAPAAPAAASYSAQAAPATTSYAEPAAASYSAPAVQSYSAPAPQQSYSAPAPQQSYAEPAPQQSYSAPAPQQSYSEPAPQQSYSAPAPQQSYAEPAPQQSYSAPAAEQSYSAPVQQQSYSAPVQQQSYSAPAPQQSYSAPAPQQSYSAPAAAPSYSAPAPVQQQSYSAPVQQQSYSAPAPQQSYSAPAPQQSYSAPAAAPSYSAPAAAPAYSAPAPVAAPAYSAPAPQQSYSAPAPQQSYSEPAPQQSYSEPAAQQSYSAPATPSYSVPAAAQAYSAPAPVAAPAYSAPAPQQSYSAPAPQQSYSEPAPQQSYSAPAAQQSYSAPAAPSYSAPAAAPAYSAPTPVAAPSYSAPAPTYSAPAPTYPAPAAQQSYSAPAPQQSYAAAAPQQSYSAPAAQQSYSAPAAAPTYSAPAAAPVYSAPAPVAAPSYSAPAPSYSAPAPVAAPAYSAPAPTYSAPAPAYSAPAPAYSAPTPSYSSHAPAPVHQAPVPAYHAPAPVHKAPAPSYHAPAPAYKAPAPAYHAPAPVYHAPAPAPVYHAPAPVHPAPSSYSAPALPSFSAPISSSYGVPSSGYGAPKKLKSSYGVPKKGYGAPKKGYGAPKKGYGAPQPTYGAPISTSYGAPQLPPVVGYGR, encoded by the exons ATGAGAATGAGAGCG aCTTTGGTTTTAAGCCTTTTTGTCGCGTCAGCTCTTGCTGCACCCAAAC CTGACGGCCATGGTCACGGACACCATCATCATCATGATCATGGAGCATCAAGTTCAAGTGCATATTCTTCTGTAGGAAGCTTACCTTTAGCTACTAGCTACAGTGGTGCCTCCCAAGG tGATTACGGGGCATCTGCTGCTCTACCTGCAGCCACATCTTATGACGCCCCAGCAGCACCTGCATCTTATAGTGCACCTGCTCCTGCCCCAGCTGCTGCATCGTATGCTGCTCCAGCAACTTCTTCTTATGCTGCTCCTGCTGCACAATCATATGACGCCCCAGCAGCTCCAGCAGCAGCATCATATTCCGCACAAGCAGCTCCAGCTACTACTTCCTATGCTGAACCAGCCGCTGCTTCTTATTCTGCTCCTGCAGTCCAGTCTTACTCTGCACCAGCTCCACAGCAGTCCTACTCTGCGCCTGCTCCTCAGCAGTCTTATGCTGAACCTGCTCCTCAGCAATCTTATTCTGCACCTGCTCCACAGCAGTCCTATTCTGAGCCTGCTCCACAGCAGTCTTATTCTGCACCTGCTCCACAGCAGTCTTACGCTGAACCTGCTCCTCAGCAATCTTATTCTGCACCTGCAGCAGAACAGTCTTATTCTGCTCCTGTTCAGCAGCAATCTTACTCTGCCCCTGTTCAACAGCAGTCTTATTCTGCACCAGCTCCACAGCAGTCTTATTCTGCACCTGCCCCACAACAATCTTACTCAGCACCTGCAGCAGCTCCATCATATTCAGCACCAGCTCCTGTTCAGCAGCAATCTTACTCTGCCCCTGTTCAACAGCAGTCTTATTCTGCACCAGCTCCACAGCAGTCTTATTCTGCACCTGCCCCACAACAATCTTACTCAGCACCTGCAGCAGCTCCATCATATTCAGCACCAGCAGCTGCTCCAGCATACTCCGCACCAGCTCCTGTTGCTGCTCCAGCTTATTCGGCACCTGCTCCACAGCAGTCTTATTCCGCACCAGCTCCACAGCAGTCTTATTCTGAGCCCGCTCCACAACAATCTTATTCAGAACCTGCTGCTCAACAATCTTACTCAGCTCCAGCAACTCCATCCTATTCAGTGCCAGCAGCAGCTCAAGCATACTCAGCACCAGCCCCTGTTGCTGCTCCAGCTTATTCTGCACCTGCTCCACAGCAGTCTTATTCAGCACCAGCTCCACAGCAGTCTTATTCTGAACCTGCTCCACAGCAATCTTATTCTGCACCTGCTGCTCAACAATCTTACTCAGCTCCAGCAGCTCCATCCTATTCAGCGCCAGCAGCTGCTCCAGCATACTCCGCACCAACTCCAGTCGCTGCTCCATCTTATTCGGCCCCTGCACCAACATATTCTGCACCAGCTCCAACGTATCCTGCTCCTGCTGCTCAACAGTCGTATTCCGCACCAGCTCCACAGCAGTCTTATGCTGCAGCTGCTCCACAACAATCTTATTCTGCGCCTGCTGCTCAACAATCTTACTCAGCACCCGCAGCAGCTCCAACCTATTCAGCCCCAGCAGCAGCTCCAGTATACTCTGCACCAGCTCCGGTTGCCGCTCCATCATATTCGGCACCTGCACCCTCTTATTCTGCACCAGCTCCTGTTGCTGCACCGGCCTACTCTGCACCTGCACCAACTTACTCTGCCCCAGCTCCAGCATACTCTGCACCTGCTCCAGCATATTCTGCACCTACTCCATCATATTCTTCACATGCTCCAGCTCCAGTGCACCAGGCTCCAGTCCCAGCTTATCATGCTCCAGCTCCAGTACACAAAGCTCCAGCCCCATCTTATCATGCTCCAGCTCCAGCATACAAAGCTCCAGCCCCAGCTTATCATGCTCCAGCCCCAGTTTATCATGCTCCAGCCCCTGCCCCAGTTTATCATGCTCCTGCCCCAGTACACCCGGCTCCATCTTCATATTCTGCTCCTGCTCTTCCTTCATTTTCAGCTCCTATTTCGTCTTCATATGGAGTTCCCTCTTCAGG CTATGGCGCCCCAAAGAAACTTAAATCTTCATATGGCGTTCCAAAGAAAGGATATGGCGCTCCAAAGAAAGGATACGGTGCCCCAAAGAAAGGATACGGTGCACCCCAGCCAACATATGGTGCTCCAATTTCAACGTCATATGGTGCACCCCAATTACCCCCTGTTGTTGGATACGGTAGATAA